From a region of the Tiliqua scincoides isolate rTilSci1 chromosome 4, rTilSci1.hap2, whole genome shotgun sequence genome:
- the PEX2 gene encoding peroxisome biogenesis factor 2: protein MASKDDNGTKVTPVLRISQLDALELNKALEQLVWSQFTRCFHGFKPGLLTRFEPEIKASLWLFLWRFTIYSKNATVGQAILNIQYKNDLSQMQKYQTLSKHQKLWYLICTVGGKWLEERCYDLFSNRPLESFQKTKHFINLVVGLLKLCELLNFLIFLQKGKFATLTERILGIRSVFCQPQNVRQIGFEYMNRELLWHGFAEFLIFLLPLVNMQKLKFKISSWSLPFTGSSNNADALVTCKECSLCGEWPTMPHTIGCSHVFCYYCIKSNYLFDVYFSCPKCGTEVQDLQPLKYKIEMKEVNMQ from the coding sequence ATGGCATCCAAGGACGACAACGGCACAAAAGTGACCCCTGTGCTCCGAATAAGTCAACTTGATGCCCTTGAATTAAACAAAGCCCTGGAGCAGCTGGTTTGGTCTCAATTTACTCGCTGTTTTCATGGATTTAAACCTGGACTTTTGACTCGCTTTGAACCAGAAATTAAAGCATCTCTTTGGCTTTTTCTGTGGAGATTCACTATCTATTCCAAGAATGCAACAGTGGGACAAGCTATTTTGAACATTCAGTACAAGAATGACTTATCCCAGATGCAAAAATACCAGACATTGAGCAAACACCAAAAATTATGGTATCTTATTTGCACTGTTGGTGGGAAGTGGCTAGAAGAAAGGTGTTATGATTTATTTAGCAATCGACCACTGGAGTCATTCCAGAAGACAAAGCATTTCATTAACTTGGTTGTTGGGCTTCTCAAACTTTGTGAATTACTGAACTTTCTAATTTTTCTTCAGAAGGGAAAGTTTGCAACACTTACTGAACGTATTTTAGGTATTCGGTCAGTGTTTTGTCAACCACAGAATGTCCGTCAAATTGGATTTGAGTACATGAACAGAGAACTCCTGTGGCATGGATTTGCTGAATTCCTAATTTTCCTTTTACCACTTGTTAACATGCAAAAACTCAAGTTTAAAATTTCTTCTTGGTCTTTACCCTTTACAGGAAGTTCCAATAATGCAGATGCTTTGGTGACATGTAAGGAATGTTCTCTTTGTGGGGAGTGGCCAACTATGCCTCACACAATAGGCTGCTCCCATGTTTTTTGTTACTATTGTATTAAAAGTAACTACTTATTTGATGTGTATTTTTCTTGTCCTAAATGTGGCACAGAAGTACAAGATCTGCAACCTTTAAAATACAAGATAGAAATGAAAGAAGTAAATATGCAATAG